In Pseudomonas sp. MYb327, one DNA window encodes the following:
- a CDS encoding ABC transporter substrate-binding protein, whose amino-acid sequence MISTLRRGLLVLLAALPLVANAVAAPSAHELVQDTTNRLLADLAANKEKYKQDPQDFYAALNSIVGPVVDAEGISKSIMTVKYSRKATPAQMKTFEENFKKGLFQFYGNALLEYNNQGITVDPAKDESGDRTSVGMTVKGSNGAIYPVSYTLEKVGGEWKLRNVIINGINIGKLFRDQFADAMQRNGNDLDKTINGWAGEVAKAKASTENADQKSTQ is encoded by the coding sequence ATGATCTCTACCTTGCGACGTGGCCTGTTGGTATTGCTCGCGGCCCTGCCGTTGGTGGCTAACGCCGTGGCGGCGCCTTCCGCGCACGAACTGGTTCAGGACACTACAAACCGGTTGCTGGCCGACCTGGCCGCCAACAAAGAAAAGTACAAGCAGGATCCGCAGGACTTTTATGCGGCGCTAAACAGCATTGTCGGGCCTGTCGTGGATGCCGAGGGCATTTCCAAAAGCATCATGACGGTCAAGTACTCGCGCAAAGCCACCCCTGCGCAAATGAAAACCTTTGAAGAAAACTTCAAGAAGGGCCTGTTCCAGTTCTATGGCAATGCCTTGCTGGAGTACAACAACCAGGGCATTACCGTTGATCCTGCCAAGGACGAGTCGGGCGACCGTACTAGCGTCGGCATGACGGTCAAGGGCAGCAACGGTGCGATCTATCCTGTGTCGTACACACTGGAAAAGGTCGGCGGTGAGTGGAAGCTGCGCAACGTGATCATCAACGGCATCAACATTGGCAAACTGTTCCGTGATCAGTTCGCCGACGCGATGCAGCGCAATGGCAACGACCTGGACAAGACCATCAACGGTTGGGCCGGGGAAGTCGCCAAGGCCAAGGCCTCCACCGAAAACGCCGACCAGAAGTCAACGCAATGA
- the mlaD gene encoding outer membrane lipid asymmetry maintenance protein MlaD — MQNRTLEIGVGLFLLAGILALLLLALRVSGLSPSPNTETYKLYAYFDNIAGLTVRAKVTMAGVTIGKVTAIDLDRDSFTGRVTMQLEKRVDNLPADSTASILTAGLLGEKYIGISVGGEEALLKDGGTIHDTQSSLVLEDLIGKFLLNTVSKDAK; from the coding sequence ATGCAAAACCGCACCCTGGAAATCGGTGTCGGCCTTTTCTTGCTGGCTGGCATCCTGGCTTTGCTGCTGCTGGCGCTGCGGGTCAGTGGCCTGTCCCCGAGCCCGAATACCGAAACCTATAAACTTTACGCGTATTTCGACAATATCGCCGGCCTGACGGTTAGAGCTAAAGTGACCATGGCCGGTGTGACTATCGGCAAGGTGACGGCGATCGATCTGGATCGCGACAGTTTCACCGGTCGCGTGACCATGCAGCTTGAAAAGCGTGTAGATAACCTGCCGGCGGACTCCACTGCATCTATCCTGACCGCTGGCCTGTTGGGCGAGAAGTACATCGGTATCAGTGTGGGCGGGGAAGAAGCCCTGCTCAAGGATGGCGGGACCATCCACGACACCCAGTCGTCGCTGGTGCTCGAGGACCTGATCGGTAAATTCCTGCTCAATACCGTTAGCAAAGACGCCAAATGA
- the mlaE gene encoding lipid asymmetry maintenance ABC transporter permease subunit MlaE, whose protein sequence is MRKTSLIERVRRFGHAGIDVLAVFGRSALFLFHALLGRGGIGGGFGLLVKQLHSVGVMSLVIIVVSGVFIGMVLALQGFNILSSYGSEQAVGQMVALTLLRELGPVVTALLFAGRAGSALTAEIGNMKSTEQLSSLEMIGVDPLKYIIAPRLWAGFISLPVLAMIFSVVGIWGGSWVAVDWLGVYEGSYWSNMQNSVTFADDVLNGIIKSIVFAFVVTWIAVFQGYDCEPTSEGISRATTKTVVYASLAVLGLDFILTALMFGDF, encoded by the coding sequence ATGCGCAAGACTTCACTAATAGAAAGAGTGCGCCGCTTCGGCCACGCCGGCATCGATGTGCTGGCGGTGTTCGGGCGTTCGGCGTTGTTCCTGTTTCATGCGCTGCTGGGGCGCGGTGGGATCGGCGGCGGTTTTGGCCTGCTGGTCAAGCAGTTGCATTCCGTCGGTGTGATGTCCCTGGTGATCATTGTGGTTTCCGGGGTGTTCATCGGCATGGTGCTGGCGTTGCAAGGGTTCAACATCCTGTCCAGCTACGGTTCCGAGCAGGCGGTCGGGCAGATGGTTGCCCTGACGTTGCTGCGCGAGCTGGGACCGGTGGTGACCGCGCTGCTGTTCGCCGGACGTGCCGGTTCGGCGCTGACGGCGGAAATAGGCAACATGAAATCCACTGAACAGTTGTCCAGCCTGGAGATGATCGGGGTCGATCCGCTCAAGTACATCATTGCCCCGCGCCTGTGGGCCGGTTTCATTTCCCTGCCGGTGCTGGCGATGATTTTCAGCGTCGTGGGGATATGGGGTGGTTCGTGGGTGGCCGTCGACTGGCTGGGCGTGTATGAAGGTTCCTACTGGTCGAACATGCAGAACAGCGTGACCTTCGCCGACGATGTGCTCAACGGCATCATCAAGAGCATTGTTTTCGCCTTTGTCGTCACCTGGATTGCCGTATTCCAAGGCTATGACTGCGAGCCCACTTCCGAGGGGATCAGTCGTGCCACTACCAAGACCGTGGTGTATGCCTCTTTGGCAGTACTCGGCCTGGACTTTATTCTGACCGCCTTGATGTTTGGAGATTTCTGA
- a CDS encoding ATP-binding cassette domain-containing protein encodes MSADNAYAVELKGLTFKRGARSIFNNVDIRIPRGKVTGIMGPSGCGKTTLLRLMGAQLRPSSGEVWVNGQNLPQLSRSDLFDARKHMGVLFQSGALFTDLDVFENVAFPLRVHTELPEEMIRDIVLLKLQAVGLRGAIDLMPDELSGGMKRRVALARAIALDPQILMYDEPFVGQDPIAMGVLVRLIRLLNDALGITSIVVSHDLAETASIADYIYVVGDGQVLGQGTPQELMNSDEPRIRQFMTGEPDGPVAYHFPATDYRADLLGKR; translated from the coding sequence ATGAGTGCCGATAACGCCTACGCGGTCGAGCTGAAGGGACTGACCTTCAAGCGCGGTGCGCGCAGCATTTTCAATAACGTCGATATCCGTATTCCCCGTGGCAAGGTCACCGGCATCATGGGGCCTTCCGGGTGTGGCAAGACCACGCTGTTGCGGTTGATGGGCGCACAGTTGCGTCCATCCAGCGGCGAAGTCTGGGTCAATGGGCAGAATCTGCCGCAGCTGTCTCGTAGCGATCTGTTCGATGCCCGCAAGCACATGGGCGTGCTGTTTCAGAGTGGCGCACTGTTTACCGATCTCGATGTGTTCGAGAACGTCGCCTTTCCTTTGCGCGTTCATACCGAGCTTCCGGAAGAAATGATCCGGGATATCGTCCTGCTCAAATTGCAGGCCGTGGGGTTGCGTGGCGCCATTGACCTGATGCCTGACGAACTGTCCGGGGGCATGAAGCGTCGTGTCGCGCTGGCGCGGGCGATTGCGCTCGATCCGCAGATTCTCATGTATGACGAGCCCTTTGTCGGCCAGGACCCCATCGCCATGGGCGTATTGGTGCGCCTGATCCGCCTGCTCAACGATGCACTGGGCATCACCAGTATCGTGGTTTCCCACGACCTGGCCGAGACCGCGAGCATTGCCGATTACATCTATGTGGTGGGCGACGGGCAGGTGTTGGGGCAGGGCACGCCGCAAGAACTGATGAACTCGGACGAACCGCGTATCCGGCAATTCATGACAGGCGAACCAGACGGTCCGGTCGCCTATCACTTTCCAGCGACGGATTACCGCGCAGATCTCCTGGGGAAGCGCTGA
- a CDS encoding KpsF/GutQ family sugar-phosphate isomerase: MSQSSELIQSAQRTIRLEMEAVQGLLPQIDADFVRACEMILASKGRVVVVGMGKSGHIGNKIAATLASTGTTAFFVHPAEASHGDMGMITRDDIILALSNSGSTNEIVTLLPLIKRLGIQLISMTGNPNSPLSKAAEVNLNVHVEHEACPLNLAPTSSTTAALVMGDALAVALLEARGFTAEDFAFSHPGGALGRRLLLKVENVMHAGQELPQVQRGTLLKDALMEMTRKGLGMTVILEADGKLAGIFTDGDLRRTLDRTIDIHSVTIDQVMTAHGKTARAEMLAAEALKIMEDHKINALVVVDSEDRPVGALNMHDLLRAGVM, translated from the coding sequence ATGAGCCAATCCAGCGAGCTGATTCAATCCGCACAACGCACCATCCGCCTCGAAATGGAAGCCGTACAAGGCTTGCTACCCCAAATCGATGCAGATTTCGTACGCGCTTGCGAGATGATTCTGGCCAGCAAAGGCCGCGTAGTCGTGGTTGGCATGGGCAAATCAGGGCACATCGGCAACAAGATCGCCGCCACCCTGGCCAGCACCGGCACCACGGCATTTTTTGTGCACCCGGCCGAAGCCAGTCACGGCGACATGGGCATGATCACCCGCGACGACATCATCCTCGCGCTGTCGAACTCCGGCTCGACCAATGAAATCGTCACCCTGCTGCCGCTCATCAAGCGCCTGGGCATTCAGTTGATCAGCATGACCGGCAACCCGAATTCGCCCCTGTCCAAAGCTGCTGAAGTCAATCTGAATGTTCACGTCGAGCACGAAGCCTGCCCACTGAACCTGGCGCCCACCTCTTCGACCACCGCAGCATTGGTCATGGGCGACGCCCTGGCCGTCGCCCTGCTGGAAGCGCGAGGCTTCACCGCCGAAGACTTTGCGTTTTCCCACCCGGGTGGCGCGCTGGGCCGACGCCTGCTGCTGAAAGTGGAAAACGTCATGCACGCCGGGCAAGAACTGCCGCAGGTTCAGCGCGGCACCCTGCTCAAGGACGCGCTGATGGAAATGACCCGCAAGGGCCTGGGAATGACCGTGATCCTTGAAGCCGACGGCAAACTCGCCGGGATCTTCACCGACGGCGATTTGCGCCGCACCCTGGACCGCACCATCGACATCCACAGCGTGACCATCGACCAGGTCATGACTGCCCACGGCAAGACTGCCCGCGCCGAAATGCTCGCCGCCGAGGCCCTGAAAATCATGGAAGATCATAAAATCAACGCGCTCGTCGTGGTCGACAGCGAAGACCGCCCGGTCGGCGCCTTGAACATGCACGACTTGCTGCGTGCGGGAGTAATGTAA
- a CDS encoding HAD family hydrolase has product MSADLLQRGQQIKLAVFDVDGVLTDGRLYFLEDGSEFKTFNTLDGQGIKMLMAAGVQTAIISGRKTPVVERRAKNLGIPHLYQGREDKLVVLDELLGQLNLSYEQVAYLGDDLPDLPVIRRVGLGMAVANAASFVREHAHGVTQARGGEGAAREFCELILRAQGRLDAANAAYL; this is encoded by the coding sequence ATGAGCGCAGACCTTCTGCAACGTGGCCAACAGATCAAACTGGCGGTATTCGACGTCGACGGCGTACTGACCGACGGACGCCTGTACTTCCTCGAAGACGGCAGCGAATTCAAGACCTTCAACACCCTCGACGGCCAGGGCATCAAGATGCTGATGGCAGCCGGCGTGCAGACCGCTATTATCAGCGGCCGTAAAACTCCGGTCGTAGAGCGACGAGCGAAGAATCTCGGCATTCCGCACCTTTACCAGGGTCGCGAAGACAAACTTGTGGTACTGGACGAACTTCTGGGCCAACTCAACCTAAGCTATGAACAGGTCGCCTACCTCGGCGACGACTTGCCAGACCTGCCGGTGATTCGCCGCGTAGGCTTGGGCATGGCAGTGGCCAATGCCGCCAGTTTCGTGCGTGAACACGCCCACGGCGTGACCCAGGCCCGCGGTGGCGAGGGTGCCGCGCGAGAATTCTGCGAATTGATCCTGCGCGCCCAGGGCCGCCTTGATGCGGCCAACGCCGCGTACCTGTGA
- the lptC gene encoding LPS export ABC transporter periplasmic protein LptC, which yields MLSKKIRNTLVFGSIAAIFAAVGYWNISPERFLDKPVVKADESAIDYYAINAHSVQFLPDGKLQYEMTSDKVEHLKATEVTLLTNPDLNMFRGTEFPWHVQSEKGEVNPDGTQVELIDSVRITRFDEKNRRTLITTTRMTVFPQQQYAQTEQPVRIDGAGGVSTGNGMKAYLKESRIHLLSNVRGQYEAR from the coding sequence ATGTTGAGCAAAAAGATTCGCAACACTCTGGTGTTCGGCTCCATCGCGGCGATTTTCGCCGCGGTCGGATACTGGAATATCAGCCCGGAACGCTTCCTCGACAAGCCAGTGGTGAAGGCCGACGAAAGCGCGATCGACTATTACGCGATCAACGCCCACAGTGTGCAGTTCCTGCCGGACGGCAAACTGCAATACGAGATGACGTCCGACAAGGTCGAACACCTCAAGGCAACCGAAGTGACGTTGCTGACCAACCCCGACCTGAACATGTTCCGTGGTACCGAGTTCCCATGGCACGTCCAGAGCGAAAAGGGTGAAGTCAATCCGGACGGTACGCAGGTTGAATTGATTGACTCGGTACGCATCACGCGTTTCGACGAAAAAAATCGCAGGACCCTGATCACCACCACTCGCATGACGGTGTTCCCGCAACAGCAATATGCGCAGACCGAGCAACCCGTTAGAATCGACGGCGCTGGCGGCGTATCGACTGGTAACGGAATGAAAGCGTATTTGAAAGAAAGCAGGATACACCTGCTATCGAACGTAAGAGGACAGTATGAGGCTCGTTAA
- the lptA gene encoding lipopolysaccharide transport periplasmic protein LptA, protein MRLVKTLPILLSLGAALGSVSAWALPNDQQQPIRIQADDAQLDDKNGVATYTGDVIITQGSMKVTGNKVTMTRAADGDIDVVTSVGNLAYFEQLQTAGDTKPVQGWGVTIQYLAKQNRVVLIDRAKVIDKDDNVTQGEKIVYDTEKKLASAGRATGSKVTESRPRIDMVIQPKKKTDEQKAQ, encoded by the coding sequence ATGAGGCTCGTTAAAACCCTCCCTATTTTGCTCAGTCTGGGCGCAGCACTGGGAAGCGTGAGCGCCTGGGCTCTGCCGAACGATCAGCAGCAGCCAATCCGCATTCAGGCCGACGACGCCCAACTGGACGACAAGAACGGTGTTGCCACCTATACCGGCGACGTGATCATCACCCAGGGCTCGATGAAGGTCACCGGCAACAAAGTGACCATGACCCGTGCCGCCGATGGCGACATCGACGTGGTGACCTCGGTGGGCAACCTGGCCTACTTCGAGCAACTGCAAACCGCTGGAGACACCAAGCCCGTGCAGGGCTGGGGTGTGACCATCCAGTATCTCGCCAAGCAAAATCGTGTCGTGCTGATTGACCGCGCCAAGGTCATCGATAAGGACGACAACGTCACCCAAGGCGAGAAAATCGTCTACGACACCGAGAAAAAGCTCGCCAGCGCCGGTCGCGCTACCGGCAGCAAGGTGACCGAGTCGCGTCCGCGCATCGACATGGTGATCCAGCCGAAAAAGAAAACCGACGAGCAAAAGGCCCAGTAA
- the lptB gene encoding LPS export ABC transporter ATP-binding protein, which translates to MATLKAQHLAKSYKSRQVVRDVSLSIDSGQIVGLLGPNGAGKTTCFYMIVGLVQADQGRVLIDDLDVSHQPMHGRAKAGIGYLPQEASIFRKLSVADNIMAILETRKELDKAGRRKELESLLQEFHISHIRDNLGMSLSGGERRRVEIARALATNPKFILLDEPFAGVDPISVGDIKQIIYHLKAKGIGVLITDHNVRETLDICETAYIVNDGQLIAEGDSETILANDLVKEVYLGHEFRL; encoded by the coding sequence ATGGCAACTCTGAAAGCTCAGCATCTGGCCAAGAGCTACAAGAGCCGTCAGGTCGTGCGTGACGTCAGCCTGTCCATCGACAGCGGTCAGATCGTCGGCCTGCTTGGTCCCAACGGCGCCGGCAAGACCACTTGTTTCTACATGATCGTGGGCCTGGTACAGGCCGATCAGGGCCGCGTCCTGATCGACGACCTGGATGTCAGCCATCAGCCGATGCATGGCCGTGCAAAGGCCGGCATCGGCTATCTGCCGCAAGAAGCCTCGATCTTCCGCAAACTCTCGGTAGCCGATAACATCATGGCGATCCTCGAGACCCGCAAGGAACTCGACAAGGCCGGTCGTCGCAAAGAACTGGAAAGCCTGTTGCAGGAATTCCACATCAGCCATATCCGCGACAACCTCGGCATGAGCCTGTCCGGTGGCGAACGTCGCCGCGTGGAAATCGCCCGGGCACTGGCCACTAACCCGAAGTTCATCCTGCTCGACGAACCCTTCGCTGGCGTGGACCCGATTTCGGTGGGTGACATCAAACAGATCATCTACCACCTCAAGGCCAAGGGCATTGGCGTGCTGATCACTGACCACAACGTCCGTGAAACCCTGGATATCTGCGAAACCGCCTATATCGTCAACGATGGCCAACTGATCGCCGAAGGCGACTCTGAAACCATCCTGGCCAACGACCTGGTCAAGGAAGTGTACTTGGGCCATGAGTTCCGCCTGTAA
- a CDS encoding RNA polymerase factor sigma-54 — translation MKPSLVLRMGQQLTMTPQLQQAIRLLQLSTLDLQQEIQEALESNPMLERQEEGDDFDNTDPLADNAELKPNSDIQEPSYQESAPTVDNLEEGDWNERIPNELPVDTAWEDVYQTSASSLPSNDDDEWDFTTRTSAGESLQSHLLWQLNLAPMSDTDRLIAVTLIDCINNQGYLDETLEEILEAFDPELDIELDEIEAVLHRIQQFEPAGIGARNLGECLLLQLRQLPAKTPWLAEAKRLVTDYIDLLGSRDYSQLMRRMKLKEDELRQVIELVQSLNPRPGSQIESTEAEYVVPDVIVRKDNERWLVELNQESVPRLRVNAQYAGFVRRADTSADNTFMRNQLQEARWFIKSLQSRNETLMKVATQIVEHQRGFLEYGDEAMKPLVLHDIAEAVGMHESTISRVTTQKFMHTPRGIYELKYFFSSHVSTSEGGECSSTAIRAIIKKLVAAENQKKPLSDSKIAGLLEAQGIQVARRTVAKYRESLGIAPSSERKRLM, via the coding sequence ATGAAACCATCGCTAGTCTTGAGAATGGGCCAGCAGCTGACGATGACACCGCAGCTGCAACAGGCCATCCGCCTGCTCCAATTGTCGACCCTGGATCTGCAACAGGAAATCCAGGAGGCCCTGGAGTCCAATCCGATGCTCGAACGCCAGGAAGAAGGCGACGACTTCGACAACACCGACCCCTTGGCTGACAATGCCGAACTGAAGCCCAACAGCGACATTCAGGAGCCCTCCTACCAGGAAAGCGCCCCGACGGTGGATAACCTCGAGGAAGGCGACTGGAACGAGCGCATCCCCAATGAACTGCCCGTCGATACCGCCTGGGAAGATGTCTACCAGACCAGCGCCAGCAGCCTGCCGAGCAACGATGACGACGAGTGGGATTTCACCACCCGTACTTCCGCCGGTGAAAGCCTGCAAAGCCACCTGCTCTGGCAATTGAACCTGGCGCCGATGTCCGACACCGATCGCCTGATCGCCGTGACCCTGATCGACTGCATCAACAATCAGGGCTACCTTGACGAGACGCTAGAGGAAATCCTCGAAGCGTTCGATCCAGAGCTGGACATCGAACTCGACGAAATCGAAGCCGTTCTGCACCGCATCCAGCAATTCGAACCTGCCGGCATCGGCGCCCGCAACCTGGGCGAATGCCTGCTGCTGCAATTGCGCCAGCTGCCCGCCAAGACCCCTTGGCTTGCTGAAGCAAAGCGTCTGGTCACCGACTACATCGATCTGCTCGGCAGCCGCGACTACAGCCAGCTGATGCGCCGCATGAAGCTCAAGGAAGATGAACTGCGCCAGGTCATCGAACTGGTCCAGAGCCTCAATCCGCGTCCAGGTTCGCAAATCGAGTCCACTGAAGCCGAGTACGTCGTTCCCGACGTCATCGTGCGCAAGGACAACGAACGCTGGCTGGTGGAGCTCAATCAGGAGTCGGTGCCACGCTTGCGGGTCAACGCCCAGTACGCCGGATTCGTCCGCCGCGCCGATACCAGCGCCGACAACACGTTCATGCGCAACCAGCTGCAAGAAGCCCGCTGGTTCATCAAGAGCCTGCAAAGCCGCAACGAAACCCTGATGAAGGTAGCCACCCAGATTGTCGAGCATCAGCGCGGCTTCCTGGAGTACGGCGACGAAGCGATGAAACCGTTGGTCCTGCATGACATCGCCGAGGCGGTGGGCATGCACGAGTCGACGATCTCGCGGGTGACCACGCAGAAGTTCATGCATACCCCGCGGGGCATATATGAGCTGAAATACTTTTTCTCCAGCCACGTCAGCACCTCCGAAGGCGGCGAATGCTCGTCCACGGCGATCCGCGCAATCATCAAAAAACTGGTTGCCGCGGAAAATCAGAAAAAGCCGTTGAGTGACAGCAAGATCGCTGGTTTACTGGAGGCACAAGGCATTCAGGTGGCTCGCCGCACCGTCGCCAAGTACCGCGAATCCCTCGGGATCGCGCCTTCGAGCGAACGCAAGCGGTTGATGTAG
- the raiA gene encoding ribosome-associated translation inhibitor RaiA: protein MQVNISGHQLEVTEPLRTYIGEKLERLERHFDKITNVQVTMTVEKLKQKIEATLHIPGNEVVANAEHTDMYAAIDALTDKLDKQLKKHKEKTQSLLQGATGR, encoded by the coding sequence ATGCAAGTCAACATCAGTGGACACCAACTGGAAGTGACCGAACCTCTTCGCACCTACATCGGCGAAAAACTCGAACGATTGGAGCGACATTTCGACAAGATCACCAACGTGCAGGTCACGATGACGGTCGAAAAGTTGAAGCAGAAAATCGAAGCCACGCTGCATATTCCCGGGAATGAAGTTGTCGCCAACGCGGAACATACCGACATGTATGCGGCGATCGACGCACTCACCGACAAGCTTGATAAACAACTCAAAAAGCATAAGGAAAAGACCCAGAGCCTCCTCCAGGGCGCTACCGGTCGTTAA
- the ptsN gene encoding PTS IIA-like nitrogen regulatory protein PtsN has protein sequence MIRLESILTPGRSLVNVPGGSKKKALEQIANLIHREVPDLEMQDVFEALIAREKLGSTGFGNGIAIPHCRLKGCDSPISALMHLDAPIDFDAIDGAPVDLLFVLLVPQAATDAHLELLRQIASMLDRKEVREKLRSAPSNEALYQVVLDEQNGP, from the coding sequence ATGATCCGACTTGAAAGCATCCTGACCCCCGGCCGTTCCCTGGTGAACGTGCCGGGCGGCAGTAAAAAGAAAGCCCTCGAACAAATTGCCAACCTCATCCATCGCGAAGTGCCGGATCTGGAGATGCAAGATGTCTTCGAGGCTTTGATTGCCCGTGAAAAACTCGGATCTACCGGTTTTGGTAACGGCATCGCTATTCCTCACTGCCGCCTGAAGGGCTGCGATTCGCCCATCAGTGCCCTTATGCACCTGGACGCCCCAATCGATTTCGACGCCATCGACGGCGCCCCGGTTGACCTGCTGTTCGTATTGCTGGTCCCCCAGGCCGCTACCGATGCGCACCTGGAGCTTTTGCGCCAGATCGCCAGCATGCTCGACCGCAAGGAAGTGCGCGAAAAACTGCGCAGCGCCCCGAGCAATGAAGCCTTGTATCAGGTTGTCCTGGACGAGCAAAACGGGCCGTAA
- the rapZ gene encoding RNase adapter RapZ, which yields MRLIIVSGRSGSGKSTALDVLEDNGYYCIDNLPAGLLPELAERALIHTELSQPLVAVSIDARNLPSHLTRFPDLLEEVRSRHIQCDVLYLDADEETLLKRFSETRRRHPLSNANRSLAEAINVESTLLGPIADLADLKINTTSLNLYQLRDTIKLRLLNQPEPGTAFLVESFGFKRGMPVDADLVFDVRCLPNPYWKPELREQSGLDQPVADYLAAQPDVEEMYQDISTYLLKWLPRFAASNRAYVTIAIGCTGGHHRSVYLTERLAKTLQQSLKNVQVRHRDLS from the coding sequence ATGCGTTTGATCATCGTCAGTGGCCGTTCCGGCTCGGGTAAAAGCACCGCCCTCGATGTTCTCGAGGACAACGGCTACTACTGCATCGACAACCTGCCTGCCGGGTTGCTGCCGGAATTGGCCGAGCGCGCACTGATTCACACTGAGCTGTCCCAGCCGCTGGTTGCCGTGTCCATCGATGCGCGTAACTTGCCGAGCCATCTGACACGCTTTCCCGACCTGCTGGAAGAAGTCCGCAGCCGGCATATCCAGTGCGATGTCCTGTACCTGGATGCCGACGAGGAAACGCTGCTCAAGCGTTTTTCGGAAACCCGTCGTCGTCACCCATTGAGCAACGCCAACCGATCGCTGGCCGAAGCGATCAACGTTGAGAGCACCTTGCTCGGACCGATTGCCGACCTCGCCGATCTCAAGATAAATACCACCAGCCTGAACCTGTATCAGCTGCGCGACACGATCAAGCTGCGATTGTTGAACCAGCCGGAGCCGGGAACCGCGTTCCTGGTGGAGTCGTTCGGATTCAAGCGTGGCATGCCGGTAGACGCTGATCTGGTGTTCGATGTGCGTTGCCTGCCGAACCCTTATTGGAAGCCTGAGCTTCGTGAGCAGTCCGGACTCGATCAACCGGTTGCCGATTACCTGGCGGCACAGCCGGATGTCGAAGAGATGTATCAGGACATATCTACCTATTTGCTCAAATGGTTGCCCCGCTTTGCCGCCAGCAACCGCGCCTACGTCACTATTGCCATTGGCTGCACTGGCGGTCACCACCGCTCCGTCTACCTGACCGAACGTTTGGCCAAGACCCTGCAACAATCCCTGAAGAACGTCCAGGTTCGCCACCGCGACCTCAGCTAA
- a CDS encoding HPr family phosphocarrier protein, translated as MPALEIEIINKLGLHARASAKFVGVAGQFKDCTIRVGRTPETAVDGKSIMAMMMLAAGKGTKIHLSTEGEQAQEALDALVKLINNYFDEGE; from the coding sequence ATGCCTGCTCTGGAAATTGAAATCATCAACAAGCTGGGCCTGCACGCTCGCGCTTCTGCAAAATTCGTTGGCGTTGCCGGGCAGTTCAAGGATTGCACGATCAGGGTTGGACGCACGCCAGAGACCGCAGTCGACGGTAAAAGCATCATGGCCATGATGATGCTCGCCGCCGGCAAGGGCACCAAAATCCATTTGAGCACGGAAGGCGAGCAGGCTCAGGAAGCGCTGGATGCGCTGGTGAAGTTGATCAATAACTACTTCGACGAAGGCGAGTAA